A portion of the Haliaeetus albicilla chromosome 5, bHalAlb1.1, whole genome shotgun sequence genome contains these proteins:
- the ZFP36L1 gene encoding mRNA decay activator protein ZFP36L1, which yields MSTALVSPTIFDLSEVLCKSNKMLNYSPSGVSGCLLDRKAVGTPAGGGFPRRHSVTLPNSKFHQNQLLSSLKGEPAPMLGPRESRFRDRSFSEGGERLLQQKQPGGQVNSSRYKTELCRPFEENGACKYGDKCQFAHGIHELRSLTRHPKYKTELCRTFHTIGFCPYGPRCHFIHNAEERRAVAGSREPPVADRPRLQHSFSFAGFPSTAAASGLLDSPTSITPPPMLSADDLLGSPTLPDCASNPFTFSSQELVSLFAPSMGVQVPSGSSPTTFLFRPMSESPNMFDSPPSPQDSLSDQEGYLSSSSSSHSGSDSPILDTSRRLPIFSRLSISDD from the coding sequence AGCAACAAGATGCTGAACTACAGCCCCTCGGGTGTCAGCGGGTGCCTGCTGGACAGGAAGGCGGTGGGCACCCCGGCCGGCGGGGGTTTCCCTAGGAGGCACTCTGTCACCCTGCCCAACTCCAAGTTCCACCAGAACCAGCTCCTCAGCAGCCTGAAAGGGGAGCCGGCTCCCATGCTGGGCCCCCGGGAAAGCCGCTTCCGGGACCGCTCCTTCTCCGAGGGTGGCGAGCgcctgctgcagcagaagcagcccGGGGGACAGGTCAACTCCAGCCGCTACAAGACGGAGCTGTGCCGCCCCTTCGAGGAGAACGGCGCCTGCAAGTACGGCGACAAGTGCCAGTTCGCCCACGGCATCCACGAGCTGCGGAGCCTCACCCGCCACCCCAAGTACAAGACCGAGCTGTGCCGCACTTTCCACACCATCGGCTTCTGCCCCTACGGGCCGCGCTGCCACTTCATCCACAACGCGGAGGAGCGCCGGGCCGTGGCGGGGAGCCGGGAGCCCCCCGTCGCCGACAGACCCCGCCTGCAGCACAGCTTCAGCTTCGCCGgcttccccagcactgctgccgCCAGCGGGCTGCTGGACAGCCCCACTTCCATCACCCCGCCGCCCATGCTGAGCGCCGACGACCTGCTGGGCTCCCCCACCTTGCCTGACTGCGCCAGCAACCCTTTCACCTTCTCCAGCCAGGAGCTGGTCAGTCTCTTTGCCCCCAGCATGGGGGTGCAGGTGCCCAGCGGGAGCTCCCCCACCACCTTCTTGTTCAGGCCCATGTCCGAGTCCCCCAACATGTTTGACTCGCCACCCAGTCCTCAGGACTCCCTCTCTGACCAGGAGGGCTATctgagcagctccagcagcagccacagcggcTCAGATTCCCCTATCCTGGACACCTCAAGACGTCTTCCCATCTTCAGCAGACTCTCCATCTCCGATGACTAA